From the Brassica napus cultivar Da-Ae chromosome A8, Da-Ae, whole genome shotgun sequence genome, one window contains:
- the LOC106418944 gene encoding uncharacterized protein LOC106418944 — translation MNSMFSAFDALFAELMVGKNLMASSFNATATTKPASPQTQTQVQKNEKTTNKRTGLMQKTPRFALELDGLHCFETIVRS, via the coding sequence ATGAATTCCATGTTCAGTGCCTTTGACGCTCTCTTCGCTGAGCTTATGGTGGGAAAGAACCTTATGGCTTCGTCGTTTAATGCTACAGCCACCACCAAACCCGCCTCACCGCAAACTCAAACGCAAGTGCAGAAGAATGAAAAGACAACTAACAAAAGGACGGGTTTGATGCAGAAAACTCCGAGGTTTGCTCTGGAGCTCGACGGTCTTCACTGCTTCGAGACAATAGTCCGTTCttga